One Candidatus Limnocylindrales bacterium DNA window includes the following coding sequences:
- a CDS encoding NAD(P)-dependent oxidoreductase yields MNVVVTGAFGNIGSNAVAALLKKGHRVRGISLDPERDRKVADKFAGRIEIVRGDVRSRADMLTAVEGQDVVVHLAYVIPPLCLEQPETSRSINVDGTRNVIEAVRRAGEKTGKTPRLLFASSLDVYGHTSHLEPPRRTDDPVQATDIYTQHKVECEQLVRESGLVWSMFRFADVPPIAIRDPHPIMFTIPLAQRFEVIHPRDAGLAVATAVDCEEVWGRVLNIGGGALCQVTYGQYLSAFLDAMGIGALPPQWFSTKPYCTDWLDSEESQRLLRYQRYGFQDIVRETAALMGWRRPLARALRPIVRWRIGKLAKLAASDS; encoded by the coding sequence ATGAACGTCGTCGTCACCGGAGCATTCGGCAACATCGGTAGCAATGCGGTCGCCGCGCTGCTCAAAAAAGGACACCGCGTGCGCGGCATCAGCCTCGATCCGGAGCGGGACCGCAAAGTGGCGGACAAATTCGCAGGCCGCATCGAGATCGTCCGCGGCGACGTTCGCAGCCGCGCCGACATGCTCACGGCCGTGGAAGGCCAGGATGTCGTCGTGCATCTCGCGTACGTCATTCCTCCGCTTTGTCTCGAGCAGCCGGAGACGTCGCGGTCGATCAACGTCGACGGCACGCGCAACGTGATCGAAGCCGTGCGCCGCGCCGGCGAGAAGACCGGAAAGACCCCGCGGCTGCTGTTCGCGTCAAGCCTCGACGTGTACGGCCACACGAGCCATCTCGAGCCGCCGCGGCGCACGGACGATCCCGTGCAGGCAACCGACATCTACACGCAGCACAAAGTCGAATGCGAGCAGCTCGTGCGCGAGTCGGGCCTCGTGTGGTCGATGTTCCGTTTCGCCGACGTGCCTCCGATCGCGATCCGCGACCCGCACCCGATCATGTTCACGATCCCGCTCGCGCAGCGCTTCGAAGTGATCCATCCCCGCGACGCGGGACTCGCGGTCGCGACGGCGGTCGACTGCGAGGAGGTGTGGGGCCGAGTCCTCAACATCGGCGGCGGTGCGCTCTGTCAGGTCACGTACGGCCAGTACCTGTCGGCTTTCCTCGATGCGATGGGCATCGGCGCGCTGCCGCCGCAGTGGTTTTCGACCAAACCGTACTGCACCGACTGGCTCGACAGCGAGGAAAGCCAGCGCCTGCTCCGGTACCAGCGCTACGGTTTCCAGGACATCGTGCGCGAAACGGCGGCGCTCATGGGCTGGCGCCGTCCGCTGGCGCGGGCGCTGCGGCCGATCGTGCGCTGGCGCATCGGCAAGCTTGCCAAGCTTGCAGCGTCGGATAGTTAG